A window from Methanomassiliicoccus sp. encodes these proteins:
- the ahaC gene encoding ATP synthase A1 subunit C: MLGSGRRKGNYPYATARVKAKKAQLLTKDNYPKLMMMDLNEIGRFMGETEYKAEMTELGSKYSGVNLIELGTSMNLARTYRTIINFCEGDLKTILAAYLRRWDYVNIKTILRGKFSNASLEEIQEDLVPAGNLSEEYLLSLVAMDGPKEVLDAVHKKQDIAVPDEVLTNYEKTGNLAPIEDYLDKDYYEKLLEAVPPKGKPRALFHRYIRREIDIVNLRTLLKLKQAGLSADKIRPYFIEGGHDLDMKELTRLSSAESFEQMLDELTKLKFYEDIKEGLEVARKTGSLNDVMLSLQAYQAKQAERFSHLYPLSVLPIIDYVIRKKIEVDNIRIVARGKATGMDPEAIKKLLVI, encoded by the coding sequence ATGTTAGGATCAGGCCGCAGAAAGGGTAACTACCCCTATGCCACGGCGAGGGTCAAGGCCAAGAAGGCCCAGCTGTTGACCAAGGACAACTACCCCAAGTTGATGATGATGGACCTCAACGAGATCGGGAGGTTCATGGGCGAGACGGAGTATAAAGCGGAGATGACCGAGCTAGGGTCCAAGTACTCGGGGGTCAACCTCATAGAGCTAGGCACCTCCATGAACCTGGCCCGCACCTACCGGACCATCATCAACTTCTGCGAGGGTGATCTCAAGACCATCCTGGCGGCCTACCTTCGCCGGTGGGATTACGTCAATATCAAGACCATCCTGCGCGGCAAGTTCTCTAACGCTAGCCTCGAGGAGATACAGGAGGACCTCGTCCCTGCGGGCAACCTCAGTGAGGAGTACCTCCTGTCCCTGGTGGCCATGGACGGACCCAAAGAGGTTCTGGACGCCGTCCACAAGAAGCAGGACATCGCCGTTCCCGACGAGGTCCTGACGAACTATGAGAAGACCGGGAACCTGGCGCCCATCGAGGATTACCTCGACAAGGACTACTACGAGAAGCTGCTGGAGGCCGTTCCCCCCAAGGGAAAGCCCCGCGCGCTTTTCCACAGGTACATCCGGAGGGAGATCGACATCGTCAACCTTCGCACTCTGCTCAAGCTCAAGCAGGCCGGGCTGAGCGCGGACAAGATCCGCCCCTACTTCATCGAGGGCGGGCATGACCTGGACATGAAGGAGCTTACCCGACTGTCCTCGGCCGAGAGCTTCGAGCAGATGCTCGACGAGCTGACCAAGCTGAAGTTCTATGAGGACATCAAGGAAGGACTGGAGGTGGCCAGGAAGACCGGCTCCCTCAACGACGTGATGCTAAGCCTGCAGGCTTACCAGGCCAAGCAGGCGGAGAGGTTCTCCCACCTCTATCCGTTGTCCGTTCTTCCCATCATCGACTATGTCATTAGAAAGAAGATCGAGGTCGACAACATCCGTATCGTGGCCCGCGGCAAGGCCACTGGGATGGACCCCGAAGCTATCAAGAAGTTGCTGGTGATCTGA
- a CDS encoding V-type ATP synthase subunit F, with protein MEFAVLGSEEFVLGFRLAGIRRVYAVRPAEYEQKLLDLVADPSIGVLAINAADLSKASPNSRKRAMESISPVVVPVGGEEGDLREKVKRAIGVDLYKTERD; from the coding sequence ATGGAATTCGCGGTACTAGGAAGTGAAGAGTTCGTGCTGGGCTTCCGCCTAGCCGGCATCCGGCGGGTCTATGCCGTCCGGCCGGCGGAGTACGAGCAGAAGTTGCTAGACCTGGTGGCCGACCCGTCCATCGGCGTGCTGGCCATCAATGCCGCTGACCTGTCCAAGGCCTCTCCTAACTCCCGCAAGAGGGCGATGGAGAGCATTTCCCCGGTCGTTGTTCCGGTAGGCGGAGAGGAAGGCGACCTGAGAGAGAAGGTGAAGAGGGCAATTGGCGTTGACCTATACAAGACTGAGAGGGATTGA